From the genome of Athalia rosae chromosome 3, iyAthRosa1.1, whole genome shotgun sequence:
CGAAATCGTTTTATTACTCAACATCTACCAACTTCGTCTCTTTGTGGAAAATGCCTCGGAAAAATAACGCAACTTCCAACTCACTCGTTCCGTGATACAACACGTGGTCACAGCACTACTGCTGTACTCCATACATCTAGCCCCATTGACTTGGCGCGTTGTACATACGTGAAAGAAGAGCTTGGTGCCCGTTGCCTAGTCTATAGTCTACCGTTGATGAAGAAGAAACTAAATTTCGCATGCATTTCtgtatttcataaaattattttaaagcAGTTCTTTGCTTTGAAATTGAGTACAATAGATATTTACAAATATGTCTCTGTATAATTTCATAAGAATTTgtcatccttttttcttccctttcctGGCGACCACCAACTGTGGTGGTAAAGGTAGCTTaagtatgacactgttcttaTCATCTTTTGATGATACGGCGCCAACAAATCTAGCCAATTCTCCCAACTTCTTGATTCCGAcacggtttttgaaaattgtagtCAATAGATTCAAATCTAATTTGTAGTTTGATATCATGAGGCCTAGGATTATGCAATGTATCATTCCCTTGTCTCTCATGGTGTTTGGACGTTgcctgaaataaaattcagcgATATTAGGTACTATTGATactattgaaaataaatattatctacCTTCCATGGGCACTGGGTACGCTGTACGACTGTATGACGTGATTACTAATATCAGTTGACAAAGGGCATATGtctgatcctttttttttcgcatctttGATAGGCATACTCAGCCATGTAACTACAGCTTCCATATAAAGCAGGATGGCGATCTCATTTAAATCACAGACctttgattttaatttgctAAGAGTTTTCTCAAAGAACTTTGATTTCctgaaaaaatatgttcattttcaatccttcaagatatagaaaaaaagggaattaaAGTAAGAATCAGCATATGATTTCCACATTACCCTTCTACTTTTTCATGTAAAATAAAGTTGCATCCTTCATGGagtgtttctaatttttctaaaGGAACGATATCATTTATGTCATAGACATCCTCTACTCTGGAAGCACTTCTGTTACAATTGGGCATGTTCATGTTGGTTACTGAATCATCTTGCAAAGACGGTAGAGATAATTCCGATCTTTCTATATTCACACCtgcaaaaagtaaaataaaaaattgagcaaaTTGGTGCTGACgtctcttctgtttttttggtAAATTGCAGTTCTTACTCGAAACTGTTTTTTCCAACTGTTCTTTAACGGTTTCTACGTCGATTTTCATCCTTTCGATTTGTTCGGTTCTtcttttaacttttttcgaaCCAAACTGTTTATGTAGCATAGCAATTCTATTTTCATCTAAATCGATGTTACTTTCAACTTCCTTGTCTAGTACGGCGGCAACCTGCCATCTTTCAGCTTGGACCAATCGGACCTTGCCTGTTCTTTTGTTGTGAATAGCCAGCATGGTATACGTCGGTGCTTCATCAGGGTCAGGTCTATGACCTCTGTAAACAATCTGGCCGTTTGACAGAGCCAACAAttgtttgttcgatttttcttcgcgGTACAAACCACATTTCATATTAGTGACCTCCTCATCCTTCAGCTttccattttgaaaatgaactaAAACGTATGAATACAACAGAAGCAACGTTGGTAAAGTTACAATTAGTTTGAAATCATGGTCAGGTTATAGCAGAGTTGTATCAATTGATTGACCTACCAATAATCGGTTGTATTTTATTCGGTTTCAGGGAAACTTTATCGATCGTTGCTTCGACGGGACGTTGCATTTTTGTGTGATAATTCGACTAAAAAAGCAAATATCCGCTAACACCCCGTCTCAGGTCGTTGTGAACACGTGCCAATCCACCCAGCCTTTTTGCTTTGTATACTATATCAGTCAGCTATCGGTGCGCAAAGCGTAAAATAGTCGAAACTCGAAATAATCAAACGAATGAAGTGAGCCTCGAAGAAGTGAGTGCTCGGTCGGCCGTCGACGGGGTAAGTTCACGGGTTGTCCGTGGGGTGGATATAAGTGAGTGGCGAGTCCGCCATCTTGGCAACGATCTTCCTTCGCACCGGGCGGCATTTCGCGCGCGATTTGTTGACAAAAGCTCACATAATTCTGTCCCACGTACAGAGTAGAAGTGAACAAAATTACTATTTGTCGGTGGGAATACATaatatctattttttctcgtcgaattCTGACCGGGCACAAATTAAGTCAGTCAGAGTTCAAGCCAGAGCCCGATCGGTgaacgaggacgaggacgtcCGACGTGGGACCACGGGGTGGGGGGTGCCGGACCCGGAGAGTTGCGTGACGACGGTTGACGGCAGAGCGAGGGGCAGTTGGGTGTCGGTGTCTGTTTCTTgctgaaatgaaaatggcgTTCGTCTGTTGAGCGGAGCGGGCCGCCGCTAAAGATGCTCGCGGTACTAACGGGCACGTGAAAATAGTGAGTACGTTGAACTGGACGATATACTGTGGTGTAAATAATTGTTTGTGCCGTGAGTCGTATCAGGTTATTTATTAAACGTCAGTGATGGACATAAGACGGCGTAAGAAGTTACGATGAAGTGACGAAGACTGCGGCTACGACGACGAGAACGGAGGTGCGTCTCAGTGTCGGCTAAAGTACAGTAAAAACCAGTTGCGCGGCAGTGCATTTGTGACGGAGAGCGCCGATGCCGGCCGAATACTACGAAGATTTCAAAACAAATTTCCAAATCCAAAGGGCGTTGCACATTGATCCTCAAGACTCAAGCAACATGACCGCAAACATGTATCGGGTGGGAGGTATGATACCAAACTATCCTTTACGCGATGCAtccgaaaaatattctctcatTTCCTGGCTCTAATTAGCCACGGGAAAATTAATGTTTGCAAATGGCATCGCGATGGCGCCTATAACTGTGCGCGTCCCCATGTTGCTTCTTCTCGCTTCTCCCTGCCCTCTTCCCTTCCTTATATCAATGGTGCGTATACCCATCGTTGTCCCCACGTCCTCTGTCCCCCTCTCTCGCCCCCTTCAGCTCGAGAAGCAAAGCACCAAAGGTTTCCCGCACGGCGATCGGCGTCGTCGCGTCCTTTGAGACATATCTGACATGTTAGCTTCCTATGTATTCAAATGGTACCCGTTTCTATTGGACGATACGtgccggaggaaaaaaacaaatgcgaATCGGATATCCTGTGTACcgattatatttttccgtGTCCTCCTGTTATCGTCCGCTCTCTTCAAGTTCTTTTTCAACGTTGTTATTCGAGATAGATGTGATTCCGCGAGGATTTGCAAATTGTCACAGGCAAAATAGTCATCTCACTGATGATGATAGTCGAGTATGGTTAGCGATTGGCTCAATTTTTGTCTACCCAATCGTTTCCCATCCACCTCTGGAAAGTGAATGACTTTCCGTTTGACTTTGACTTTGGAATTATATAACTGTAGTAATGTCAGGGATATGAATAATGGTGTTAAAGATAAGGGCAATGTTATGGTAATAATCCAATGACTCTTCGTTATTCGTGCACTAGACTAGCTGCCACAATTCTTTGGAGtttgagggaaaaattttctttatcttttgtGCTTTCAGATTACGTGTACTTTGAGACGTCCTCGACATCACCCTATCAGATTCGCAGGATAGAAGAATTGAACAAGGTACTGCCAGCATCTGCATCCACTTTATTATTACCTCAATGATTTTCCAATGAACAATTTTGGAATCTTGACCCGAGTCGCTTAAATTTGTATTTGGTTTTGTTTTAGTTATTggtttcttattattattattgtttttttttcattcgtctaaCCAGGAGTGAGATCATTGACTCTTTTCAACAAGTTGTTCCAACTCATTCTTTCAGACAGCCAGTGGAAATGTCGAAGCAAAAGTAATGTGTTTCTTCAGGCGGCGAGATCTGCCTTCTACTCTGATCATGCTAGCTGATAAGCATCAATGTAAGTTCACATTCATTCAATAATCGGGAATGGCAAAATGTGCTCTCATCTCAACTGACAAACGAGATAGAATGCAGTTTTGGGGTGAGAATGTATAATAAGTAATGTTGAAAGGAGGGTAGCGGTATCGATTTACCTAGAGGGGtaatggggaagctatggggAGTAGTATTCACCCTATTCTCTCTGCTTCCCCCTTACTAACACCCTCGGCTCCCCTTTCACCCTACTCCCCTTTTACAACCCCAActaaatgaatgattgaagCAGGGAAGGGGGTACCTGGCGGAGGGGAGTTTGAGGGGAGTGGGAAGTTTGTGCAATTGTGCATGCACACATTCGTTATTTGGACTGTCTGTGTAGTCGAACACAAACTTGTGGTAGTGCGACGTACACAAGGTGAGGTCAGAGATTCAACATTCCCCCACCCTCTACCTCCAATTTTCTTGTCGAATCGCGCTACAGGCTAACATACTTTACAACTTTGACAAACTGATTCAACCATTGATAATCTCACCTTTCTCAGGTAGCTAAATTGTGATTGTGCAACTACCCATTTACTTTCCTTCACTTTAACAGTAGATGCGCGATTAAAAGAATCGAGCGCATTCTAGTCTAGTAAAAAGCTTGTATTTCATAATGTCGCATACATTGTCATCACACTTTGGATTCGCttgtttttaattcaatttcattcccacaccaattattaattgattaaattataattctaaGTTGCTGTTTGGAAAATCGAATCATCGAAGCGAATATGCAATGGTTTGGAGGTGGCAATGCTTTTCGATAAACAATTACATTGATAAGTTGAATAAACCCTGAGATAGACTAGATTTCTGATAACAATTCCAGTGGCAAGCGTGGAGCAGCAGAGGTCAGATTCACCCGCGATCACGCAGATTCAAAAACTAGAGAATCCAGACTCGACTAAGGAGTTGACCGGTAAGGACACTATTGGGATCGGCCCCAAAACTATGGTCAAAGGGGGAGGTAAAGGTGGCTGGTTGAAGGCCCCACTTTCGGAGGCACAGGAGCCACACGGTGAGTTGCTTAGCCAATTGAAGATTGCGTTTTTACCAAAATTGATTAATTCGGTCGTTTTATTCCTCATACGAGTCTCAGAGTTTATCGTTAACAAATTAGTTTTTGCTAATTACACCTATtcgcaaaatttgaaaatacttatAAGCCTATGATGATGTACGGCTACCGATTCAGCAGTGGGAtcttaaaaaattcttcgtaaTCTTGGTGGTGGTCCAAAGTCTAGATTCCGACCACTGTAAGGCCGAAGATACAGAATTATAAATATCGGTATCGAACGACACCCTCTCCTGGAAGCGCTATGGTTAGGGCTTCGTATTCGTGTtactgtaaaaaattttacatgaATCATGAAGTCCGAgacatttattcattctttataTGACGTTTGTGAGCACGGTATTTTCTTCAAGTTGTTTCAAATACCTTTTTAGTCAAATTTAAGATTGATTTTGTCAAATCATTGGAAATTCTACGTGTTCGAATCGTCGCTTATAGTCGCCTGTAGAAAAAACCATGCTCACAATTGTTTTACAAGTCCCACTGTACTTCGTGATGATTCTTTAGTAATCTGAGGCTTTTACCTTACTCAGAATTTAATTATAcacctatttttatttccattagtACATTCATTTCAGTTCATAAGCTTCTGTCGCACCTGCAATTTGTTTTCTTATACATTAATTGTATTAATTAGCGATACAACTTCTTTACTATtaattcatccattttttttttttttccataaattcAGGCGTAGACGAAGGAGCAATGGGAAGTGGAGGTGTAGGTGATTTGAGCGTCAAACAGAGACACCAGATGAAACATCGCGAGTTGTTTCTATCACGGCAAGTGGAGACTATGCCTGCTACTCACATAAGGGGCAAGTGCTGCGTCACTTTGCTCAACGAGACCGAGTCCCTGCTGAGCTACCTCAACAAAGAggactcttttttttactgccTCGTGTTCGACCCGGCCCAGCGAACATTACTAGCTGACAAAGGTAAAAGAATTCTTcgacgacaatttttcatttttttttaccagcaATTCTGGCCGTTTGCGTtatcttgttatttttttttttaggggaAATCAGAGTCGGCAGTCGGTATCAGGCCGACGGTATTGCCCCCGTTCCCCTGACTTTGTCGGAAAGAGAGATGGATACCCGGAGACTCCAAGACCTCGAATCATTGGTATGGACTCCACGCCACACTCTCACAGATCGCCAGATAGACCAATTCCTAGTAGTCAGCCGTTCCGTTGGCACGTTTGCACGAGCTCTAGATTGCTCGTCTTCGGTCAAGCAACCTTCTCTCCACATGTCCGCCGCTGCTGCATCCAGAGATATAACTCTcgtgagtaaaaaataacCTGAGAGATAATCTAGCGTTTTTTGTTGTGAGGCTTTTCCATCGCCGTTgttcattttcaattcaatcaaTTCCAGTTTCACGCAATGGATACCCTGCATCGGCACAACTACGATGTAGCCAGAGCTATGTCATCTCTGGTACCAAGTTCGGGACCGGTATTGTGCAGAGATGAAATGGAGGAGTGGAGTGCGTCCGAAGCGAATCTCTTCGAAGAGGCCCTCGACAAATATGGCAAAGACTTTTCCGACATTCGCCAGGATTTTGTTAGTCTCActtatattcattcgtttttcacgCTCTCTAACGTACCGTATACCTTGAGATGGACCTTGACacctttctttcatttttatttgttccttTTAGCTACCTtggaaaacgttgaaaaacgtCATCGAATACTATTACATGTGGAAGACAACGGATCGCTACGTCCAACAGAAGCGAGTGAAAGCTGTGGAGGCCGAGAGTAAATTGAAACAAGTGTACATCCCAAATTATAACAAACCATCCGGTAATTCGGGAGCACCTTCGACAGCGACGGTGATACCCTTGgggaacaacaacaacaacagcaacggAAAATTGCCGAACGTATTGAACGGCAGTAGCAGCAACGGAAACGTGACAACGGACGTCGGGTCTTTATTGGCTTCCGGTGTTGGCGGTAGCAAGGCCTGCGAGAGCTGTCAGGGTATGCAGAGCGGTCAGTGGTACGCATGGGGCCCGTCCCACATGCAGTGCAGATTGTGCCAGTCCTGTTGGACTTACTGGAAGAAATACGGCGGGCTGAAGGTACTCTTTTACAAATCTCCCGCTTGACGCGAACGTACTAGCGTCCAATTTCTAATCGCTAAACGATGCGCGTTATGCTCAGGTACCTTCGCGCATAGACGACGTGGACTTGGACAGAAAGAGAGGAGGCTCGACCAGCGGAGGTGCCGGGGGCGGCGCTTCCGACGAGGAGAGCAGGACTCCGGGTGGCGCGCACAGACCGCACCGATGCAGCATCCCTTCCTGCGGGAAAGAGTTCAAATTGAAGGCCCACCTGAGCCGCCACTACGCCAGTGCCCACGGCGTGGACCTTCGGGGGAGCGCTGTCGGAGGTGTGGGAGGCGTGGGCGGGAGCGGCGGAGGAGGGGGAGGCGGTTCGCCGCGTCCCGTCATGAAAACCCGTTCCGCCTTTTATCTGAGGACGTCCGCCCTGGCTCGGGCCGCCCGCAGACTGTGCGCCGCTCAGCTTCGGACTCGACACGCGGCTCGAGCTCCCCATCAGCCGGTGAACGCCATGCCCCTCAGACATCTCTGCGCCTCGCCGCAGCTCGCCACAAAAACACCTCGCGAATTGCAGATCCTCGCGCGAGCGACGCGACCCCGGCCACGTCCGCGCGTCACTGACATCGCCACGAGACTCGGCGACCACCCGTCTCCACGTCAACCCGGAGACTGGGACTGGCTCACACTCACCCTACCTGCACAGAGGAAGCAACCGGATCGCGTATTTTTTCCACGACCTCCCAAGGCGCCAGGTATTTCAGTTTTACATTCAGCTTTACTTGTTCCTACGGTCGATGAGTCGATGCTTAGAAAATGATTGTCGAACAGA
Proteins encoded in this window:
- the LOC105685588 gene encoding metastasis-associated protein MTA3 isoform X3, which encodes MPAEYYEDFKTNFQIQRALHIDPQDSSNMTANMYRVGDYVYFETSSTSPYQIRRIEELNKTASGNVEAKVMCFFRRRDLPSTLIMLADKHQLASVEQQRSDSPAITQIQKLENPDSTKELTGKDTIGIGPKTMVKGGGKGGWLKAPLSEAQEPHGVDEGAMGSGGVGDLSVKQRHQMKHRELFLSRQVETMPATHIRGKCCVTLLNETESLLSYLNKEDSFFYCLVFDPAQRTLLADKGEIRVGSRYQADGIAPVPLTLSEREMDTRRLQDLESLVWTPRHTLTDRQIDQFLVVSRSVGTFARALDCSSSVKQPSLHMSAAAASRDITLFHAMDTLHRHNYDVARAMSSLVPSSGPVLCRDEMEEWSASEANLFEEALDKYGKDFSDIRQDFLPWKTLKNVIEYYYMWKTTDRYVQQKRVKAVEAESKLKQVYIPNYNKPSGNSGAPSTATVIPLGNNNNNSNGKLPNVLNGSSSNGNVTTDVGSLLASGVGGSKACESCQGMQSGQWYAWGPSHMQCRLCQSCWTYWKKYGGLKVPSRIDDVDLDRKRGGSTSGGAGGGASDEESRTPGGAHRPHRCSIPSCGKEFKLKAHLSRHYASAHGVDLRGSAVGGVGGVGGSGGGGGGGSPRPVMKTRSAFYLRTSALARAARRLCAAQLRTRHAARAPHQPVNAMPLRHLCASPQLATKTPRELQILARATRPRPRPRVTDIATRLGDHPSPRQPGDWDWLTLTLPAQRKQPDRVFFPRPPKAPDGSLLYERVPNKPEAERLPLTPPQTQTSSLQTSQTILKRSRPPFDEVNGSDGLYSDLDWDEGIAINAGLPGGPPAKRAHHSQQLHPKSTLEHSTPAAMPLPPPLNGRAPPHPPNHPHGAQQPISRSNARKQVISWMDAPDDVYFRASDQAKSES
- the LOC105685588 gene encoding metastasis-associated protein MTA3 isoform X2 — translated: MPAEYYEDFKTNFQIQRALHIDPQDSSNMTANMYRVGDYVYFETSSTSPYQIRRIEELNKTASGNVEAKVMCFFRRRDLPSTLIMLADKHQLASVEQQRSDSPAITQIQKLENPDSTKELTGKDTIGIGPKTMVKGGGKGGWLKAPLSEAQEPHGVDEGAMGSGGVGDLSVKQRHQMKHRELFLSRQVETMPATHIRGKCCVTLLNETESLLSYLNKEDSFFYCLVFDPAQRTLLADKGEIRVGSRYQADGIAPVPLTLSEREMDTRRLQDLESLVWTPRHTLTDRQIDQFLVVSRSVGTFARALDCSSSVKQPSLHMSAAAASRDITLFHAMDTLHRHNYDVARAMSSLVPSSGPVLCRDEMEEWSASEANLFEEALDKYGKDFSDIRQDFLPWKTLKNVIEYYYMWKTTDRYVQQKRVKAVEAESKLKQVYIPNYNKPSGNSGAPSTATVIPLGNNNNNSNGKLPNVLNGSSSNGNVTTDVGSLLASGVGGSKACESCQGMQSGQWYAWGPSHMQCRLCQSCWTYWKKYGGLKVPSRIDDVDLDRKRGGSTSGGAGGGASDEESRTPGGAHRPHRCSIPSCGKEFKLKAHLSRHYASAHGVDLRGSAVGGVGGVGGSGGGGGGGSPRPVMKTRSAFYLRTSALARAARRLCAAQLRTRHAARAPHQPVNAMPLRHLCASPQLATKTPRELQILARATRPRPRPRVTDIATRLGDHPSPRQPGDWDWLTLTLPAQRKQPDRVFFPRPPKAPDGSLLYERVPNKPEAERLPLTPPQTQTSSLQTSQTILKRSRPPFDEVNGSDGIAINAGLPGGPPAKRAHHSQQLHPKSTLEHSTPAAMPLPPPLNGRAPPHPPNHPHGAQQPISRSNARKQVISWMDAPDDVYFRASDQAKRVRRTLSSVELRRAARKPWRRLPTPQHPPQPIHRAQRGEDMVVILD
- the LOC105685590 gene encoding uncharacterized protein LOC105685590, producing the protein MQRPVEATIDKVSLKPNKIQPIIVHFQNGKLKDEEVTNMKCGLYREEKSNKQLLALSNGQIVYRGHRPDPDEAPTYTMLAIHNKRTGKVRLVQAERWQVAAVLDKEVESNIDLDENRIAMLHKQFGSKKVKRRTEQIERMKIDVETVKEQLEKTVSSVNIERSELSLPSLQDDSVTNMNMPNCNRSASRVEDVYDINDIVPLEKLETLHEGCNFILHEKVEGKSKFFEKTLSKLKSKVCDLNEIAILLYMEAVVTWLSMPIKDAKKKGSDICPLSTDISNHVIQSYSVPSAHGRQRPNTMRDKGMIHCIILGLMISNYKLDLNLLTTIFKNRVGIKKLGELARFVGAVSSKDDKNSVILKLPLPPQLVVARKGKKKG
- the LOC105685588 gene encoding metastasis-associated protein MTA3 isoform X1, with protein sequence MPAEYYEDFKTNFQIQRALHIDPQDSSNMTANMYRVGDYVYFETSSTSPYQIRRIEELNKTASGNVEAKVMCFFRRRDLPSTLIMLADKHQLASVEQQRSDSPAITQIQKLENPDSTKELTGKDTIGIGPKTMVKGGGKGGWLKAPLSEAQEPHGVDEGAMGSGGVGDLSVKQRHQMKHRELFLSRQVETMPATHIRGKCCVTLLNETESLLSYLNKEDSFFYCLVFDPAQRTLLADKGEIRVGSRYQADGIAPVPLTLSEREMDTRRLQDLESLVWTPRHTLTDRQIDQFLVVSRSVGTFARALDCSSSVKQPSLHMSAAAASRDITLFHAMDTLHRHNYDVARAMSSLVPSSGPVLCRDEMEEWSASEANLFEEALDKYGKDFSDIRQDFLPWKTLKNVIEYYYMWKTTDRYVQQKRVKAVEAESKLKQVYIPNYNKPSGNSGAPSTATVIPLGNNNNNSNGKLPNVLNGSSSNGNVTTDVGSLLASGVGGSKACESCQGMQSGQWYAWGPSHMQCRLCQSCWTYWKKYGGLKVPSRIDDVDLDRKRGGSTSGGAGGGASDEESRTPGGAHRPHRCSIPSCGKEFKLKAHLSRHYASAHGVDLRGSAVGGVGGVGGSGGGGGGGSPRPVMKTRSAFYLRTSALARAARRLCAAQLRTRHAARAPHQPVNAMPLRHLCASPQLATKTPRELQILARATRPRPRPRVTDIATRLGDHPSPRQPGDWDWLTLTLPAQRKQPDRVFFPRPPKAPDGSLLYERVPNKPEAERLPLTPPQTQTSSLQTSQTILKRSRPPFDEVNGSDGLYSDLDWDEGIAINAGLPGGPPAKRAHHSQQLHPKSTLEHSTPAAMPLPPPLNGRAPPHPPNHPHGAQQPISRSNARKQVISWMDAPDDVYFRASDQAKRVRRTLSSVELRRAARKPWRRLPTPQHPPQPIHRAQRGEDMVVILD